Genomic segment of Seriola aureovittata isolate HTS-2021-v1 ecotype China chromosome 1, ASM2101889v1, whole genome shotgun sequence:
ACACTGGTGCTGCTGGTCCCAGTGCTCCTGGTCTCACTGGTTACCGCTTCACATCACTTAGGGGGAACCGCGACCTTCACCTACAGAGGACAAAACCCTGACGGATCACACAGGGTGAGAGATATGATAACGTTATGTAACATTCACTGTAGATCATGTCATATTCTGGgaatctcctctctcatcactttttattattatttgtattatgtttgttttgttggaaCATCATTATTGTAGTTGTTCTGACAGAATACAGACAATTTTAATTCAGTAAATTTCTTGAGtctattttatctttttacctTGTTCAACATCTTTGAACAGGCTAcacagaattattattattattattattatcattagccTTTTCACAGCACCTCATCAAGAATCtaatgaaagaataaataaataaaatattttaaaaatagatgaaagttatttttttgtgagTGCTTGGGGGTCATGTGACATAGGCTTTATACACGTGTCCACAACACGTACAGCAACAGCGCTCCCACATTTCTTTATCTCTGGCTTTAAGAATGGAAAAATAGTTTTGCTTTAAATTCCAGTTTTCATACTCGCTGACAGCTTGATCCAAGGTGTCCATGGAGAGTTCAGAttgtgttcttgtgttttaacttgttcatgaaaaaaaggagaatgCTGTATGATTTCTTTTGCAAATGAAATTAGGGTTAGGAGTTGGATATCTGGATCACTTGGAGCTGGACGACCTTCTGACTGTGATTCAGGCTGCAGTTTTAATTTGCTCTTTTTCCACAGGTGGACATTCGCAACAGGGACACGTACGATGGATGTGGGTCGTTTCTTGACTGGAACTGTTACAGTGGCGACTGTGGCGTGAACAACAGCAATCGGACAGGTGTGGTTGACGAGAGTGTCAATTCACCGGCCACTACCTCACAATGgtgtgaaactgaaacagtcGTCAGGAAGACTGTGCAGACTGACAAACCTTTTCAAGAGAGGTgggtgtttttttattctttatataAAACGTTTTAatattgttgctgctgttcgTAACCTTTGTTTATTACATAAAGTCTGTTCAGTTCCACACATCTGTATCTGCAGTATTGTAAGTGTTGTCTCCACACTAACAGGGCAGCTTCCTGTTGCTGGATTGCAACACGCAACTCGCTGAGAGACTGGAGTCTGCTGACTCTTGTGGATCTGGGAACAAGATCTGACACCAGAAAACCAAACAGATCACCAGACATTGCCATTCTGCCTTTCCTCCGGTGAGTTTCCTGCAGTCACCATGAAACTACTAACTAACCTCTGAGAACACCCTCCTGTTTTCAACTGCTGATTTCATCTCTTGAGCTTTAATAACTGGTGTGAATGTGTCTATTCAAGAGTTCCTGAGAACTGCCCACGGACATACAACCTGATGTCCTATGATCCTGATGACGACCAGGTTCGATGCCGACATGGAATCCTCAGCGAAAAAGAGTGTCACGGGTGCAACCCGCCTTCAGGCTTCCACTTGGATCAGGTTAGTTGGAAAATCTTTTTCctaataaattatatattaatgGATTGATGCTCTGCTTCTCTTAACTGCTAAGTGTTCATGTTTTTAGGAATCTTGCACATTACACTACTACAATGCAAGCGCCCACCCAAGTGTTTTTGGATTTGAGTTGGTGGTGGAAGACTTCCCGAGACGCGACATCACACTGACCTACTCAGACGGGTCCAAGTACAACAAGGCTCCACTGCCTCGGTTTAGGGGAAGGAGAGCCGTTTCCCAACAGCCAGGGGGTAGTACAACTTCTGGGCCATCAACTGCACAGACCACAGGATTCATTTCTTCTACTTTGTGGTTGTCTACATCCGAAGCCACAGTCACAGCctcaacaacaaccacagcacaACCATCCACAGCCACAGCCTCAACCatagccacagacacacaatcatcTGCagccacaaccacaaccacaaccacagccTCAACCACAGCCTCAACCACAGCCTCAACCACAGCCTCAACCACAGCctcaaccacaaccacaaccacagccTCAACCACAGCCTCAACCACAGCCTCAACCACAGCCTCAACCACAGCCTCAACCACAGCACAATCATCCgcagccacagccacagcctcAACCACAGCACAATCATCCGCAGCCACAGCCACAAACAACCCTGGTCCTCTCAGTAAACTGCCTTTGCAATTCTCTGTACTTGGTAAGGAAGAGTTTACTTGTCCTCATACATGTCCAAATGAACTCATACtgagcaaacagctgctgtagCCTCTACTTTACAAATATTGACATCAAGAATCCAAATGAAGAAAACTTTGAGCAAAaacctgattttaaaaaaatctttaacGTTGTATATATTCAGTTAACtgttgtgtgtaatgtgtttatGAAGCTCCACGGCTCCATTTCCAAGTCATGATTTGTATATTAAAGGTTTTAGGAGGATTATTTAGCCTATGACGTAGCAAGATTTTCTCAACACATGCAGGAGGATTCAAAGCTTTTGTTTATGACAGTAGCACAGCGGCAGTTCACTCATAGCTACTGAATTTTTATTGCACTTTGGGATTTAAATTGATCTTTTTTAACTCCAGTGGACCCACCTGCTCCCTCATGTAAGTACGGAGACTTCTTGCCCAAGTTAGTGGATCCAACTCCTCAGAACGGAGAACAACTCTCCGGAGAGGTCAACAAAGAGCTGGAGATCAGAGTCAAAGCCTTTGCTTCAAAAGCAAAGTAAGTGAAAACCAACACGTTCAGCGAGGCGGCAAAACGTTGTCATCATATCAGCGTGTGTTACAAGTGAGTTAAATCAGTGACAACAAagaaatgtcttttgttttcacacagaatACAGAACGTTATCCTCAGTGGGCCGCAGAACATCAGCAAGCACAAGAACACGCAGGGCGAGTTCGTCATCAGGTGGACGCCTACGGCTGACGACGTGGGAGCTTATCACCCAATCTGCTTTGCGGTTGAAGCAGTGAAAACGTGAGCCGTGGGTTCATTTCCTCTATGACAGAtcagtgtttgtgagagaaaccatcatttaacttttttacatattttgcaGGTCTGCTGTGAACAGCATAAGCAACGGCACGGTTCGAGTCTATCAGTCTGAGATGAGGTGTATCGTGGTGAAAATCAGGTCAAAGGATGGTGAGActtcacagttttctttttttctttaggtttgttttctcattttgttaattttatttgagAGCTGCCAACAACACCAAAAAAGTGGTAAACACTCAAAATATCATTATAGTACAGTTCAGggttgtaaaaaatattgtttttctacgtaaacacacaaatgcagcagaaaaacatcataaataaaactataataaactCTATTTGTATGTCTTCAAATCACTGAAAATATTAGTgattcacagttttaaaaatgttatacaaTGAGCTACAGTGATAAACATGGAAATAAAGTTATGTtactataaataaaacatgctcaTTGTATTCCCCAGGGAGTAGACAGACCCCAGAGGGTTAAGATAATATATtcctttattaatcccacagtTGGGAAATTTGCAgcgtcacagcagcaaagtggaaagtacaaagaaagaaaaacaaactgcaaagtgacaaaaaaacaaatacctaaaaaagataaataatataataaaatataatttgtacAATTAAATACTTAGATATACaagatacaaaatacaaaaagtagcAGCAGATAACTTGTTGACAGATAACTTGTAACTTTACTACCTACAATTAATATCAATATGAAGTTaaatatatactataatattcagTATATTTTGACATATATACatgactgaatttaaaaatatttccatctaaaatgataaaatatttacagataTGAATATTTTCAGTCATAATAGTTAAAATATACACATGTCGTTGCAGTTGAATCCCACGTGGTCTGCAATGAGTCGACAATGACAGTACATATTCTCAAATCGACGCTGCATGGAATCACTGAGGATCATCTGAAGCTCAGTGATTCCACCAACACCGCCTGCAACCTGTCGACACACTCCAACAGCACCCACGTCATCGCCGTCGTCCCCCTCAACGCGTGCGGCACCCAGATCGAGGTAACGAGGGGTCGTTTGTTCCGTCACGTTACCggtgtttcctttttgttttcgTAAACTGTGTGAGGACTGAATGCCTGACTTTTTCCCCCCACAGGAAGATGATGAGTTCCTCACATTCAAGAATGAAATCACCAGCGTGGACAAGAGCACCGACCTGATCACCAGGAAGCACCAGCTGGAGGTGAACTTCTGCTGCCAGTACCCCAAACGAGGAAACATAACACTGAGCTTCACGGCGCACAGGGAGAACGTCACAGTGTGGGACAAGGGCTACGGCACCTTCACCTACAACTTCGAGTTCTACCCCAACAACCTGTACCAGCAAAGCATCGACGGAGGCTTATACCCTCTGGAGTATTACCTGCAGAGCAGGATCTACATGCAGATAGAGGCCACATCTTCACTCAACAACACCGAGCTGTTCATCGACTCCTGCAGCGCCGCACCATTTGACAACCCCAACTACCATCCAACCTACCCCATCATTGAGAATGGGTATGAAACATATTAAATGTCTCTTTTCCACTTCTAGATGATTATCTCCTCTCATCCAACAAGTCAGCATTTAAAAGTCGTGATTTGGCAGCGAGTGCAGAGGCGATGttcttatctttttcttttttcttttctttgaccAGGTGCAAAGTGGACCCAACTGTTGAGATCTACACACCCGACCACAACAAACAGTTCAGGTTCAGCATGAAGGCCTTCAAGTTCATTGGACTATACGACCAGGTGAGTAGTGAATTAGTTTGATCAGGCGACTGTAAATGTCTCCTGTTGTAATATTTTCTAAATGCTTGAAGAGATACTGCCACATTTTGGGAACTACGCTGATTCAGCACTACTCTCATGCCTGtgtagcctagcttagcatagaggGCCCTGACAGGGGCAAAAAACAGAATAGACGCTCCTCTATAAACATGTAACATCTAAAACAACAAGATGTAGTTTTACTGGAGAGTTCCTGgagttttacacttttaaatgagATATTTTGCACAAGTTATTGAGCTTTATAGATGCTGCTACATAGATTTTGTGACTAGGCTAGCTGTATGCTAACATAAGATAACCAGCTCATTTTTAAGAGACAGATGTGAGTGGAGGTGGTTGAACTAGTCCTTTAAACAAATTGCAATTcataattttcttttacatagatagatatatactttattaATCCCTTAGGGGAAAATCAGATGTCCAGCAGcgcattagtaataataataataataataataaaagttttgaaaatgaCTCAGATGAACAGTAATTGAGGATTAAGAGGAGCAGAGGTTTGACCACAGGAGGCAACAGTCTGTCTGCTGATATAATGACATTGTGTCTCGTTGTGTTCAGGTGTACGTCACCTGTTCAGTCCTGATGTGTGAGGCAGGAAACCCCAACACCAGGGCCTCGCAGGGCTGCATCAACTCCACGTGGACGAGCGGTCACCATCACAtcggaaagagagagactgtcaTCCAGAGCACGAACCACTTCATTTCCCAGGGCCCCCTGCGCTTGAGGAGATCGGTAGAGACCCCCGCAGCCACAGGTATGAAAACAGGTGTTTCCTCAACAGCACACCTGCGTTATTTGAGTTCGA
This window contains:
- the LOC130167193 gene encoding uncharacterized protein LOC130167193, with the translated sequence MSYDPDDDQVRCRHGILSEKECHGCNPPSGFHLDQESCTLHYYNASAHPSVFGFELVVEDFPRRDITLTYSDGSKYNKAPLPRFRGRRAVSQQPGGSTTSGPSTAQTTGFISSTLWLSTSEATVTASTTTTAQPSTATASTIATDTQSSAATTTTTTTASTTASTTASTTASTTASTTTTTTASTTASTTASTTASTTASTTAQSSAATATASTTAQSSAATATNNPGPLSKLPLQFSVLVDPPAPSCKYGDFLPKLVDPTPQNGEQLSGEVNKELEIRVKAFASKAKIQNVILSGPQNISKHKNTQGEFVIRWTPTADDVGAYHPICFAVEAVKTSAVNSISNGTVRVYQSEMRCIVVKIRSKDVESHVVCNESTMTVHILKSTLHGITEDHLKLSDSTNTACNLSTHSNSTHVIAVVPLNACGTQIEEDDEFLTFKNEITSVDKSTDLITRKHQLEVNFCCQYPKRGNITLSFTAHRENVTVWDKGYGTFTYNFEFYPNNLYQQSIDGGLYPLEYYLQSRIYMQIEATSSLNNTELFIDSCSAAPFDNPNYHPTYPIIENGCKVDPTVEIYTPDHNKQFRFSMKAFKFIGLYDQVYVTCSVLMCEAGNPNTRASQGCINSTWTSGHHHIGKRETVIQSTNHFISQGPLRLRRSVETPAATVTNPGLNLNLVFIAGCLLAVIGMICGVVTYKVKMSKVNYKPLLES